actcgggtgaaaagattcggggggtgccgggggaggcgtggcggagcgggggggggggggggggggtagcagcgggggagccctctctctctccttctcccccccactccccgctgcaacccgccactcacccacggcgccccccgaaccttttcgcctgagtatggaagtactcgaaaatcatggcgcttgggcgaaaaaggggcgtggccgagtaggttcgctcatctctaattgtgacctgTAAATCAGCATTGGGAGGTCTGTCGCATCCCCATACATGTAAGAAAGGAAAAAGACTACACCTTGGGTGTCCGAAaatggtgtttgttttttttttccagacatcttttttattttaaacttttacaaatatttttcattagaattcaaaaagaaaaaaagataatgATATTAATGCAAGAATACAGAACTAAAATACAGTTTGTAAAAATACAATGATATTCTTCAAAAAATGTTCATTTGCGGACATAACTGGCATCGTCCCTTTAGGAAATATTATATTAAACATAATGATCTCTTGTACTATTTCCTTATTATAGTTTACTCGGCACTTTCAATTCTCCCATtatcgtttgtttttttttgcttaatttgaaacaaacacaaaaagaaaaaaacaaccatACTAAAATGTAAAGAAGTAACAAGAAGGGGGTTGAAGATGTGTTTGTAGTCATGACTTTGGGAGATCTCAGATCAGGGAAGTGAAAACAGAGGTACAAGCGGCCGTCATGTCCTCAGTCTTACAACCTGCGACTCGGTGCAACCACCAGGCATCGATCTACCTCAACCGCTCAATCCTGTGCCCTGTGGCTGCCAACTGAGCGTACATCACACCTCAACACAGTCCTCACACCCCAACCTCTCGCTGCCACCACCCCTGGAGGGGGCCAAGGGACCTGCATACACACGCTGCTCTCCAGCAAACGTTTACCCTCCCGAGGCTCAGAGCCACAAGGACCACAGCCAGTAAAGTTTTTAGACTTTATTACAAAAGTGCAGGGCTTGCACACAAAAACAGGATAAAAAGGACAGAATAGAAGTGACATACAAGAAATGCAAAATAGTTATGAAAACAAAAAGGAGACGCCTCAAACCTACAGGCGCTCTAAGGTCTTCGCATTCCTGAGTGGATAAAAAATGGCGCACATTCCAGCTGCAACGAGGTAGCCTCATCAAGTCTGACATTTATCTTGTTCAGCATTACAGTCCAGCGCCTGCGCCCCTCTGTGCATCAGGCCAATCCTTGAGTTAACATTGGATAGTGAGGTAATAACGGAATACaccgaatcccccccccccccttccgcccccattttttatttttttctccccactttagtTTATCCATccccgtcgctgtctgaggggttttttgcgggacgagttgtatttttttaatagtatgatttaatgtaccttataatatactgaaaaacgttaaaatgAATTCTAAGTATAATACGAtagctttattttatgggtcggtacgattattttttttgctgtcctACTATTTTTTtccagagatatatatatatacctttctaattattttctgccaccatcttctgacagccataccttTATTTCTGCATCAACAGAGCCgtgcaagggctcgttttttgctgGACGTCCTCAGGTTACTATTGGAACCATATTGGGGTAATTATgacttttgatctctttttaatacacttttcttGGACACGGGGGACCAAAAAAGGGCAATTCTAGCAGGTTCTATTTTCCCTTGAGGGCAAAATAATGCgttgctttgatagatcggacgtttacggacgcagcgatacaaatgttttcttttttttaaatttgaattcttttattataaatatggcaagagggtttttttcttaaacttttattgccttttattttttaaataattaataaaacttttttaaacagacttttacattttcttttattccCAACAGGGAACAAAAACCTgccatgctttgatcactcctgcagtgtgatataatgctatagcatcacATTATACCtagatctgacaggcaatcaagcCACATGGCAGTCCTAGGGGCTTTCAGAGGgcacctggctgccatggcatccACCTGGCACCCCGAGATCTCATAACGAGGACCATTCGAGATCCATGGACacagatcagggcatttaaataccattgtcagaattgacagcagcatttaaagggttaccagcTCTGATCCGCAGCGATGCggatcagagctgttgcgggctggtgtcggctgtaagaaacagcctgcacccgcacTGCATGTAGCGGGATTGACCCcctatccccctccatacataccctgaacctccaggacgtaagtgtacACCCTGCAGTGTTAAgggtttaaggcccatttagacaacgattctcgctcaaaagacatcttttgcgcgataatcgttgtgtgcatttacacggcaagatgatcgctcaaaattcgctcaaacggcagtttgagtgacatttttgatcattcactttgcataagtgtgtaaatgaaggctcacgctgcatgcagaagacaagcaagaccgctgtcttctgcatacagctgttgtcttctcagagcgctcagctggatccagctgagtgctccgagcggggtatgcagaacacagctggagcgctgtcttcttcatacttctgctgtgttctcagagcggGATACCAGGTAAAACAgcagtatcagcggtatcccgctgtgaactcagcatgcggcactgatgaggctcattgttgtctttcagcatgaacGACTTGttagcgaaaactgcacgatgtcagtgcagctaaacccaacgattctcgctcaaaagacggctttgagcgatttttgagcgcgaATCGTTGGGTTTAAATGGCCTTTAAACAGTTCATCTTCTTGTACTTCCACCCCAGCTGGCGATGGAGGCTGCTAAGTTGGCTTGCTCAGTTTGCATTGGACTGGCCAGTCTGATCCCTGCTATGCAGTATAAAAGAGTAATGACAGACTTATGCAGATCAAAGGTGAGCCAAATTGAGTCTGGATATACATATCTACAGGTAATATTGTACGGTTTCACCGATATCAGCCTAACTGTGATCAGCATGTAGAAGGGTAATGGATTGGGTAATGGATACTGTGCCAGGCTACAATTAGCGGGAAACGTGGAACAGGGGTGTGGGTACTATGACCTCCGGCAATAATACATGAGCATGCCCCAGCCATCCTAGGACCTACAATTTATGCTTAAGGCTTTCTTTAAAATTAATCCATGCTGTTATATTGCAGTATGAACCGGAATATGGACCAATTatctaaaataaagtatgctgcTGGTTTTCACtgttccctttttttatttttacgcctTTTGTTTTAACTTGGTTTGAAATTAAATCACAATCAAGACTAGCATTTGCCAAAAAGATTCACGAAGCAATTCAAAATACAGTACGCCACCAAAAACTTTTAAGTAGAGCAGCAGCATATGCTGTGGGGATGTACGGGCTCATGTGCACGATcgggttttaaccccttccccccccccccccccccattttcgttttttcctcccccccctttaaaaaaatcatatctcctttatttatccatcgacgtcgctgtatgagcgctcgttgttttttgcgggacgagctgtagttttcaatgatgctatttaaagtaccatataatgtactgaaaaacttttaaaaaattctaagtggagtaaaataaaaaaaaaattaaaattccaccatctttcagtgcgtcttgtttctgcaacaaaagcgacatgataactttattctatgggtcggtacgattaatacgataccaaacttgcatagttttttttttactgcactacactattttttttcaaagacatttacttttttttctcgtgcgcacaataacttttttatttttccttcgatgtagttcagcgagggctcattttttgcgggatgtcctgtagtttccgttagcatcaatttggaatacatacgactttttgatcgctttttattgcattttttctgaaagacagggtgactgaaaaagtgcatttctggcgttatttttttttttttgcagacgacgtttaccgtgcggggtaaataatgtgctactctgATACATCTGACTTTTAAgaacgcggcaataccaaatatgtattttttttatgatttagattttttaattacagttaTGGCAAAATTTAAacttatattacttttttttttacaattaaaaaaactttattgatccgatttttactttactttgaagcccccctgggggactacaacattacgtcatactgcaatttgacaggcagcctaccaagccaccccatggggatggcttgataggcagtctcctaaggcagccctggggcctttcagaaggccccagggctgccatgacatctccacagctcccccgatctcactgctgggggccgtacgggacccctgaacattgttcgggggatttaaatggcactgtcagaattgacagtggcatttaaagcgttaatagccgcgatcggccgcaccGCCGATTGCAGCTgctgcccgcgggtgtcagctgtagtgaACAGCTGATGccagcgctgtatgaagagaggtcaccccacgACCtcacttcatacataccccgacactccaggacgtaaatgtatgtcctggagcgggaaggagttaatagCATATTACACATGCGTTGCACGGCgactggagtcaatgaaagtcaacagACTTTCACTGATCTGTGTGTGTTGACACCGAGTGTCAATACGCAtgagaaataaatcccagcacgcTCTTTGGTTGTGTGTACTATGCTCCGTGAGGCCTATACGTCAGTATAGGGGGTGTTTTCATACGCATCTCCGCCCTGAAAGAGAGCGGGGAATTTAAAAAgaagagtcacactgcgcatgtgcgtgagatacgtgggcatgcgcagtgcactctctgccggcagagccgtTGTTCACAAACATTGGTAAAACAAGAAGACCCCCAGCGTTTTAGCGATACGTTCGCGGACATGAGGCCCATCTGTGCAGTAGGCCACTGAAGTGAACGTGGCTTAAATACATGTAAATCCTATAAGAAAACCTACTGCAGCCTTAAAACTTAGGAAAATACAGATTGCTGTCCAGTGTCATTTTTAAGCCACCTTCACCCACTTTTTTGgtagttgctttttttttcctgaaaaaacatgtaaaacagacagctgttttttaaactagtgcatttttttttttgaggcacGTTCTTTTGGCAAAGTTTTCTTTATTCTCAAATTATTTACATGCATTTTTTCTATAGAGAGGTCTATGCAAAAAGACCAGAAAAAAGTGCTAAACCTACAGCTTGCTGCTACTGCAAAAAACATCaatgacccccaccccccccaaaaaaagcatgACCCGTGAGGAAAAAAGCCAGAAAAAATGAAGCAGTATTTTTCGCACATTCTATATGACCCCACCGACCGACGACTGATATCTGGTGGCAGTTTTTCCACAAAAAAGGCAGCACAAAATGCCACCAAAGAGGAGGCGTTATTCCAACAAATGCCGCGCATTAACTTCACAGCATTGGGCCCGTCCCACACCaccgggtttgaattgcagaatctgtgaTTGTCAACCGCGCGGATCAACCGCAGTATTCCGCATtcattgaaaaaaatagaacTTCTGCATGCCTACTCGCATGAGCGGACAGCGATTGCGATTTCCCCTTGTGCAAGGAAAATcggagcatgttctattcttgtgcagATTCCgcatagacggcttccattaaagtcaatggaagccgttcgatccgtggcccatccgcaaccgacattgcggataggttgcgagtacctgcatcatcgcctagcgacggcgcaggaagaACACacttcaggggaaaaaaatctgtaccacGCATGACCGACAGGAAGACGTAACACAGAAAATCAAAAAGGTACACGGGGTCGCCGACCAGGGACAGGGCCTGTTTATAACgtggctcccgcatgtggaatctaacCCGtacgtgtgagaccggccttaaacTGATGTCTGTGAAAACACCATCTGCATTCGAATTTGTATTGACACTTCCATAAAATTTTGTTACAAATCAGGGATGATCAAAATATGGGTcaaatagtaaaaataataagagaaaacaatgtatttatttttttgcaatgcagaacttttccttaaaggggttgcccagttgtaaactattgatagcttatcctcaggataggtcaccaatagtagatcaACGCGTGTTCCTCGCCAGGGATCCCAGCCTATCAGCTGTACTTCGGACTGATGCATCCCTGCACAGTGATTTTTGAAGGAAAATGAAAGCTCcactcccactgcagtggccaggcttggtattgcaggccaaatctccattgaaatgaataagaaCTTTGTCTGtgataccaaacctggccactgcatgtAGAACGGAGCTGTCTATTTCTTGTAGGAATcatctcagtgcatgagcacactagcCCAACAAATAGCTGATGGTGGGGGTCACAGGGACTGACTCTCCtgatattattgatgacctatcttgaggaaaggccatcaatagtttaaaagtggacaacccctttaactaaagttACCTTTGATTTTCCTGGTCACATTCTTGACCACGTTCCCCAGCCATTCCCATCTGTGGCACATTTGTATCTTGCTGAACACTCATAAGATTTTGGTCTCCAATCTGCACATAGCTCGAGTTACTTATCTGAATCACTGTTGTTGGTGGAATTAAGTGAGGCAGCAGCCTGGACAGCAAGTCTGACAGATCGATGCCCAAACGTTGCTGCTGCTGAAGATGCTCAGCCAAGTCTCTTGTATCTTCTAATTGTCTTTGTAAAGCTCTTGAGTCCTGCTCACGCTTCCAGCGCGCTCGCTGCCTCTCGATCTTTTCCTTTTTGAATGTTTGCTTCACATGTTTTGGAAAGAACTTTACATTTTCATCCAAACGTGTTAATGATTTAATGGCGAGAGGGATTTTACCTGCCGGTGCCTTAAACTTTGTAACAAAAGGAATTACAGTGTCACTTTTGCTTACATCTTCAATGGAGTTCATTAGAACTGCATTGGCCTGAAACTGACCCCATTTGGACAAAAAACCAGAAGTGAGCAGAAGAACAATATAGGCAGAATTTTCCACGGCATCTGCTAGGCATTGGAGAGGACTTACCCCTGCGGTCTCAAAGCCTTCACAAAATGTTGTGCCTTCTCCAATCTTAAGGTTGTTGAGAATGGCGCATACCCTCCCAGCTTCCTCCTGATCCTCTGGGACATGCAGTACCACAAAGCTGTAAAACGTCAAGGAAGAGAGCGCTTCAGAAGAGGCGACCAGAGGTGGAGCGACAAGTTCTGGAGGAGGGCTGGACGCCGTGTCTGATGCCCGGCTGCACGGAGGTTTGTTCTCCTCGTGGAACGATGCAACATAAGACGGCTCAGAAGATACATCAGTGGGAGGAGGGGAAACGCGGAGGTCTTCTGTAGCCGGCAGCCTTTTATGTTCTGGCTGCTTGGCTCGTCCATCACGTTCCTCCTTGGAAACAAGCCGCTCTTCCTTCCCCCCGCCACGTGCGTCGGCAACAGTGTTGGATGCCGATCCTGCATGATCGGTGCTTGGTGGCAGATCAGATGCATCCGACGGAAAGGACTTACGGCTCACATTTACTTGTGGAAGGTTGGTGTTCATGCGCAACGCCTGCTGACCCAACATCTTGGATTGGCTGATGTCGCCCTTTGTTAAAAAACCTCTAGTGGGCGACTCACTGATTTGTAAGGGATAGGATGCAAGAGACGCAGAACTCAGGTGTGACGGTTCACAGATAGGAATCCCACAACTGAGTACGTCAGAACATAAAGTGCGCGGCTCATCAGGAAACTCCGAGTTTAGATCGGTTTTCAACATGTTATAACTTGCTTGATGATTAACAGAATTGTGTCACTCGTTTATCTCACAGAAGCGCTAATTCGactccagtgcttcctgtccggCCGGAGAGCTGCAACACAGGATTAtggaaaatgtatcaattctaaTGAGAAGAAAACAAAGTGTCTATGCTGCGAAGTTCTGTAATGGGTTCAAAACTGGCCAAGCAAAAATGGGCTGAGAATATTCAAAGTTACAAAGTCATGGAGCTGTTAGAGGAGGAGCCGGGGAGTCGGGGGAGGGGTTTATACTTACCCGCTCCCTGGTTCCTGCGCTGTCATCCGCTGAAGATCACATACCACATGAAAACCTGAGTCTCTTCAGACTGCCGCGCTCGCCCTCTCCCATATACCTGCATAGGAGGGCACATGcatggcaatctgaaaagagtcagatgatCCTGTGCTGCGCCCTCGTCATCGGGTGACATCATGGAGACCAGGGAGCGGTAAGTATAACTCCATCCCCGGCTCCCCCAATAGTACCATACATTTGTAAGGAGATGACGGGTCCCCTTTAAGCTCTCTTACCCTCGGGCTCTGCGCCGTGCAACACTGCTGGTAGCGTCCACTAACATTGGGCGTATCTACAAATGGCGACAAGATTCTACAGTCTTGTCACCATTTGCATCCAGCTGCCCTTCAGCCGTGTCACTTTATGGTAAAAATCTATCAGACGCGCCACACAAAAGCTGCCTGCCAAGAAGCAACACAAAATGAACAAGACGACATGTGGACGACCCGTGTAACCCCCTCGGTACATGTGCAACAGACGTACGGGGGGAACCTGATTCATACCTGATGGGTGCGAACTATGTAACAGGTGGACCCCAGGATTGGAGAGAACTCTGATCCCGGGCCTTTAAAAGACTTaaggagcttttaacctcttaaggaccaagtgaggTAAATATATGGcagtcagacacagctgaggacccagaggagaagcggTCTTTTACACTTTTGCCTTCTTCTTTCCCAGGTACATAGCTCTacgcagagctgcagggtcctagcagcccctgatcagctctgttactacagggggatgtttcctctgtaactggggctcctatggatgtggctcctatggacgcggctcctatggacgcggctcctatggacgccccggctacagtgggaaagtgtgaaatagaaaaaccATTGAGAACGATGCCCAGAGGTCTTATCTGACATCATGGCAGATATGGGCCGGCGGCACACGGGTgtgtttgcattgcggagtctggAGCGGGGGTCCACCTCCGGGTTCTGAGGTAAATACTAAATCAAAgatactttttcttgcaaattttctgttcgcgGAGAAAAATAaccccgcagcatgttctattgtagtGTGGATTCCGCACAGAAGCTTCCAATgatgtcaatgaaagccgtccgatccgcggcccttccgaaaaggtcgcagattccacgtcatcgcctaaaaaactctgtactgcacatgtccgacggtgagcagTGCGGGCcagccacagtacagatgaagaaaagcGAAAGCGTGGACGGCACTACGGCCGGGGCTGGATGTCACATGCTGAATCAGACGCGCCCGTGTGCGGACCGCCATGGAGGGtataaaaaaatttacaaaaatatatacacaaaaaaaaaaatgggcgtcTCCCCACAACGAGGCTTTGATGGCCTAACCAAAGGCTGGATAAGCGGTTAACTCTGAGATGCTGGGGCCGACACTGACCGCGACATCTAAGGGGTCAGAGAGAGGAAAGTCAGACGGGCgggaaaaaagttatagcttttagaAGATGGAGTTGAAAAGAACAGTAACTGTTCCCTCGAAGGGTTAAGTCCCATCGCTGGACATTATATAAGAGGGAGCGGCAGTGTGAACA
The sequence above is a segment of the Eleutherodactylus coqui strain aEleCoq1 chromosome 7, aEleCoq1.hap1, whole genome shotgun sequence genome. Coding sequences within it:
- the TICAM1 gene encoding TIR domain-containing adapter molecule 1, with product MLKTDLNSEFPDEPRTLCSDVLSCGIPICEPSHLSSASLASYPLQISESPTRGFLTKGDISQSKMLGQQALRMNTNLPQVNVSRKSFPSDASDLPPSTDHAGSASNTVADARGGGKEERLVSKEERDGRAKQPEHKRLPATEDLRVSPPPTDVSSEPSYVASFHEENKPPCSRASDTASSPPPELVAPPLVASSEALSSLTFYSFVVLHVPEDQEEAGRVCAILNNLKIGEGTTFCEGFETAGVSPLQCLADAVENSAYIVLLLTSGFLSKWGQFQANAVLMNSIEDVSKSDTVIPFVTKFKAPAGKIPLAIKSLTRLDENVKFFPKHVKQTFKKEKIERQRARWKREQDSRALQRQLEDTRDLAEHLQQQQRLGIDLSDLLSRLLPHLIPPTTVIQISNSSYVQIGDQNLMSVQQDTNVPQMGMAGERGQECDQENQR